A window of Elusimicrobiota bacterium contains these coding sequences:
- a CDS encoding DUF4340 domain-containing protein — MPKWLRGLTVLVSVLALVYALTQIPRPEEKPPLPVVPERLEKLVIARPPFSATFEYANDHWRLRQPMDFPADEGAVASFLAGLRGITGGDVLTRRAESHGLYDVTDAAGVRVSLWGPGAKEPLEWVLGKTSSDGNHAYVRLPTTDAVYRVGGWTRDGIDLNLNAWREKRLLTASSEDIVEVKAEPRGGAFALIKDSDAWTVNGRPASTEKVAPFLAALRELMADDFIDPPLAAGQAPRPPTLRLTVRYASGRSETLRVGPENPKTQRVLVQRDGCDSLFSLPAFHFSPERFQAKTYLKN; from the coding sequence GTGCCTAAATGGTTGCGTGGATTGACCGTCCTGGTGAGCGTCTTGGCGCTCGTCTACGCCTTAACGCAAATTCCCCGACCGGAAGAGAAGCCCCCCCTTCCGGTCGTTCCCGAGCGTCTGGAAAAGCTCGTCATCGCCCGGCCGCCATTCTCCGCCACTTTTGAATACGCCAACGACCATTGGCGCCTGCGCCAACCGATGGATTTCCCCGCCGACGAAGGAGCGGTGGCGTCTTTCCTGGCCGGCCTCCGGGGGATCACCGGCGGGGATGTCCTGACGCGGCGCGCGGAAAGCCACGGACTCTACGACGTGACCGACGCGGCGGGGGTGCGGGTGAGCCTTTGGGGGCCGGGGGCCAAAGAGCCCCTCGAATGGGTTTTGGGCAAAACGAGCTCCGATGGGAACCACGCCTATGTTCGGTTGCCGACAACCGACGCGGTTTATCGGGTGGGGGGGTGGACGCGGGACGGCATCGATTTGAATTTAAACGCCTGGCGGGAGAAACGACTCTTGACGGCGTCGTCGGAAGATATCGTCGAGGTCAAGGCGGAGCCCCGGGGCGGCGCCTTCGCGTTGATTAAAGATTCCGACGCCTGGACGGTCAACGGGCGTCCGGCTTCGACGGAGAAGGTCGCTCCTTTTCTGGCAGCCCTGCGGGAACTGATGGCGGACGACTTCATCGATCCGCCCCTCGCTGCCGGCCAGGCCCCACGCCCCCCGACCCTCCGCCTCACGGTGCGCTACGCCTCGGGCCGGTCGGAAACCCTTCGGGTCGGCCCGGAAAACCCCAAGACCCAGCGGGTGCTCGTCCAGCGCGACGGTTGCGACTCCCTTTTTTCCCTACCGGCGTTCCATTTTTCCCCGGAACGCTTCCAAGCCAAAACCTACCTCAAAAATTAA
- a CDS encoding ABC transporter permease subunit, whose product MNLRRAGLLARKEWKESFNSPTPYIALGLFFILVGWFWTSSLFLSNQATMEEFFGPLPLLLGIFLPAFTMRLFAEEYKTGTIENLATLPLEDVDIVLGKYAAALAVWIVMLGLSLVYPVLLLFLGPPDVGQVLAGYVGALLLGVFFSALGLLASALTRSQVVAFLLGFLFCFAFYLVGKSAQFVPGAPGVLLAFLGVDRHLDGFLKGVVDSRDILYFLSGTALALAGTLAGYNSRRWR is encoded by the coding sequence ATGAACCTGCGGCGCGCGGGTCTTTTGGCGCGAAAGGAATGGAAGGAATCCTTCAATTCCCCGACGCCCTACATCGCCTTGGGGCTGTTTTTTATCCTGGTCGGCTGGTTCTGGACCTCCTCCCTGTTCCTCTCGAATCAGGCGACGATGGAGGAATTCTTCGGCCCCCTGCCGCTCCTCCTGGGCATCTTCCTGCCCGCTTTCACCATGCGGCTGTTCGCCGAGGAATACAAGACCGGGACCATCGAAAACCTCGCCACCTTGCCCCTGGAAGACGTCGACATCGTCCTGGGCAAATACGCCGCGGCCCTGGCCGTGTGGATCGTGATGCTCGGGCTCTCGCTGGTTTATCCGGTCCTGTTGCTGTTCCTCGGTCCGCCCGACGTCGGCCAAGTCCTGGCGGGCTACGTCGGCGCCCTCTTGTTGGGCGTCTTTTTCTCGGCGTTGGGCCTGTTGGCCTCGGCGCTGACCCGCAGCCAGGTCGTGGCTTTTCTCCTGGGCTTCCTCTTTTGTTTCGCGTTTTACCTGGTGGGAAAAAGCGCTCAGTTTGTCCCGGGCGCCCCCGGGGTTCTTCTGGCCTTTTTGGGCGTGGACCGCCACCTGGACGGCTTTTTGAAAGGCGTCGTGGACTCCCGGGACATCCTTTATTTTCTGTCGGGAACAGCGCTGGCCCTGGCGGGCACCTTGGCCGGCTACAACAGCCGGCGATGGCGATGA
- a CDS encoding zf-HC2 domain-containing protein — protein MSAHPHSLLSALTDGVLEVEEIALLEEHLALCGDCRAELSDLKRIKSTLAAAPRRAMPVAFKTELIRKTLRIGWRERWTALWFRGPRWIPLGAVAAAALAVGLAWWGFGGGRAEEETLRLEPFLAAHARTASDSPVPTSDFYASDFSAQLASYNGTND, from the coding sequence GTGAGCGCCCACCCCCACTCCTTGCTGTCCGCCCTGACCGACGGCGTTTTGGAAGTCGAGGAAATCGCCCTTTTGGAAGAGCACCTGGCGCTCTGCGGGGACTGCCGCGCCGAATTGTCGGATTTGAAACGGATCAAGTCGACCCTGGCGGCGGCCCCCCGGCGCGCGATGCCGGTCGCCTTCAAAACCGAACTGATCCGCAAAACTCTTCGAATCGGCTGGCGCGAACGATGGACCGCTCTGTGGTTTCGGGGGCCCCGTTGGATTCCCTTGGGCGCCGTGGCCGCGGCCGCCCTGGCGGTCGGTCTGGCGTGGTGGGGGTTTGGGGGCGGCCGGGCGGAGGAGGAAACGCTCCGTCTGGAGCCGTTTTTGGCCGCCCACGCCCGAACGGCGTCGGACAGTCCCGTTCCGACTTCGGATTTTTACGCGTCGGATTTTTCCGCGCAGTTGGCCTCCTACAATGGGACGAACGACTAA
- a CDS encoding GNAT family N-acetyltransferase has product MTDPIVRPFAPEDRTALRRLAVSTADRGNPSPGLAGDPALLADLLTDYYAEREPEALFVAERAGDIAGYLTGCLDTRRYLRDMSGRVVPRAFGRAALRGFFVRPTAWALIARLIRPGTPGNYRTPGLLNRWPSHLHLNLDPSARGRGLGKALIERFFQHARQKGSSGVHLAARADNPEALRFFSSAGFREEGRRRLPGFLPGEPPVHEVALFVRDLP; this is encoded by the coding sequence ATGACGGATCCCATCGTCCGGCCTTTCGCGCCCGAAGATCGGACGGCGTTGCGACGCCTGGCCGTCTCCACCGCCGATCGAGGAAACCCTTCGCCGGGGTTGGCCGGCGACCCCGCGTTGCTGGCCGACCTGCTGACGGATTATTACGCGGAGCGGGAACCCGAGGCCCTTTTCGTCGCCGAGCGGGCCGGGGACATCGCGGGGTATCTCACCGGGTGCCTGGACACTCGGCGCTACCTGCGGGACATGTCCGGCCGCGTGGTCCCCCGGGCCTTTGGACGGGCCGCGCTCCGGGGGTTCTTCGTTCGACCGACCGCCTGGGCCTTGATCGCCCGTTTGATCCGCCCCGGGACCCCCGGGAACTATCGGACTCCCGGGCTTTTAAACCGTTGGCCGTCCCATCTGCACCTCAACCTCGATCCGTCGGCCAGGGGACGCGGACTTGGAAAAGCCCTGATCGAACGATTCTTCCAACACGCCCGGCAAAAGGGATCGTCGGGCGTCCACCTGGCCGCCCGCGCCGACAACCCGGAGGCTCTCCGCTTTTTCTCCTCCGCCGGTTTTCGGGAGGAGGGACGCCGCCGGCTCCCGGGGTTCCTGCCCGGCGAACCGCCCGTCCACGAGGTCGCTTTGTTCGTTCGGGACCTCCCTTGA
- a CDS encoding sigma-70 family RNA polymerase sigma factor: MATHALPQRRIGTMTPDAFAAASAAGAALDADRFRDLMERHGDKVFNFAWRLAGNEADARDLTQEAFARAFQHRDRFDFARPFDAWVCRILHNHFLDNVRRYEHRHSISYDAATEGIPLTETLVGRDPNPLDTLMSAERDRAVQRALNDLPPLYRSAVVLCDLENYSYDDIAEILDCPLGTVRSRLHEGRRRLRQFFAAQTTGGRPGARELETSEDPL, translated from the coding sequence ATGGCCACCCACGCTCTCCCGCAACGGCGGATCGGCACGATGACCCCCGACGCCTTCGCGGCGGCCTCCGCCGCCGGGGCCGCGCTCGACGCGGACCGCTTTCGGGATTTGATGGAACGGCACGGGGACAAGGTTTTTAATTTCGCCTGGCGCCTGGCCGGCAACGAAGCCGACGCCCGGGACCTTACCCAAGAGGCCTTCGCCCGCGCCTTCCAACACCGAGACCGGTTCGATTTCGCCCGCCCCTTCGACGCCTGGGTGTGCCGCATTCTCCACAACCATTTCCTGGACAACGTCCGGCGCTACGAGCACCGGCACTCGATTTCCTACGACGCGGCGACGGAGGGGATCCCCCTCACGGAGACCCTGGTCGGCCGGGACCCGAACCCGCTCGACACTCTGATGAGCGCCGAACGGGACCGCGCGGTGCAACGGGCGTTGAACGACCTGCCCCCGTTGTACCGATCCGCCGTCGTCCTCTGCGATTTGGAAAATTACTCCTACGACGACATCGCGGAAATTCTCGATTGCCCCTTGGGCACCGTGCGTTCCCGTCTTCACGAGGGACGGCGCCGGCTGCGGCAATTCTTCGCCGCCCAAACGACCGGAGGCCGCCCCGGGGCGAGGGAACTTGAGACCTCCGAGGATCCCCTGTGA
- a CDS encoding HAMP domain-containing protein, with product MKIRTKIAFSSLFFLAVSSGVGAWCYLNIQKEERAFDDSRRAARTRAAVADIDYFVTRRVRALQNYVLLNDEAEKLQFQQAGTQVLQRLAVWRKSAVRREANDPDLPAVAAAFDSLSGPSEKIDALMEKGRRTEAMALVESDFVPASVSALKAIADAKNRSEASAIQAEQDMTAELRRNHWSLLAGVGLVVFFGLVFLVSFYRSVIHPIQLMKSWADRVAQGERNVPWRFPGKNELTDLATSLGEMAIQLTRPKAAPPPAPAPAAAPARGAMPPSEAPAKAPPALDLPIAPAPVPAAKTPPPPKIQPEEFEEAVEGFREILAQMAGQTVSKSHKIG from the coding sequence ATGAAAATCCGCACCAAGATCGCGTTCTCGTCCCTTTTCTTCCTGGCCGTGTCTTCCGGCGTGGGCGCCTGGTGTTATTTGAACATCCAAAAAGAAGAGCGGGCCTTTGACGACAGCCGTCGGGCGGCCCGAACCCGGGCGGCGGTGGCCGATATCGATTACTTCGTCACCCGGCGGGTGCGGGCCCTTCAAAACTACGTGCTGCTCAACGACGAGGCGGAAAAACTTCAATTTCAACAGGCGGGGACCCAAGTGCTCCAGCGCCTCGCCGTTTGGCGTAAATCCGCGGTTCGTCGGGAGGCCAACGACCCCGACCTCCCCGCGGTCGCCGCGGCCTTCGACTCCTTGTCCGGTCCATCGGAAAAAATCGATGCGCTGATGGAGAAGGGGCGGCGAACGGAAGCCATGGCGCTGGTGGAATCGGATTTTGTGCCGGCCAGCGTCAGCGCCCTCAAAGCCATCGCCGACGCCAAAAATCGGTCCGAGGCCTCGGCCATTCAGGCCGAGCAGGACATGACGGCCGAACTGCGACGAAATCATTGGTCCCTTTTGGCGGGCGTGGGCCTGGTGGTGTTCTTCGGGTTGGTGTTCTTGGTTTCGTTTTACCGTTCCGTCATTCACCCCATTCAACTCATGAAGTCCTGGGCGGACCGGGTGGCTCAGGGAGAACGAAACGTTCCCTGGCGCTTCCCGGGGAAAAACGAACTGACCGATTTGGCGACCAGTTTGGGCGAAATGGCGATTCAGTTGACCCGGCCCAAGGCCGCGCCGCCCCCCGCCCCGGCGCCGGCCGCCGCGCCCGCCCGAGGCGCGATGCCGCCTTCGGAAGCGCCGGCAAAAGCCCCGCCGGCCCTCGATCTTCCCATCGCGCCCGCTCCGGTCCCGGCGGCCAAAACGCCGCCGCCCCCTAAAATCCAACCCGAGGAATTCGAAGAGGCGGTGGAAGGATTTCGGGAAATCTTGGCGCAGATGGCGGGGCAAACCGTTTCGAAATCCCACAAAATCGGCTGA
- a CDS encoding GldG family protein, giving the protein MTTPAAERRRRLGLLSGTGLALSLGLLTFVNLLADRFFVRLDWTSHRRYSLSPATRSLLNSLEDPVILRLYLSPGLPQPYESQGRYLRELLHEYRSAGRGKVTVDIKSPDESDAWVLETRRLNIQPGRFTQVASDQFQVREGYMGLALFYQDKQDVIPFVKETDNLEYEISSRVRSMTQKSKKTLYFISNHQEVSPEFIRQGPAGRLFDEFIVDTPALSTASLVHRPDGIFLLGPQRSLTPAELDALDQALVDGIPVVVALNRRVIMPQNFRSMAQVTGLEPWLEHYGVNVSREFLMDEQCQNIAMRSAQTTFYVKYWPFVLSNDLNKEHLATRDLDVLGFPYANPLSFNFNGPSTLRGTVLARSSAKSWIWPGLYNVDPPSLFTQLKSESPATFAKSGKSDQLGPFPLAVVVEGSTTTHRTPARPIANLRLVVLGTSFFANPQVPNPEGNALSILALAHWMTQESNYLAIPPKDSPFRPLRPVSNGIRRAAKAAGYFLIPTLIVLAGFFHWRHRRILRAHVQRVYARPEAPRA; this is encoded by the coding sequence ATGACGACCCCCGCCGCCGAACGTCGTCGACGTCTGGGCCTCCTGTCGGGGACGGGCTTGGCCCTGTCCCTGGGCCTTTTGACTTTCGTGAACTTGCTGGCGGATCGGTTTTTCGTTCGGTTGGATTGGACGAGCCACCGCCGTTATTCCCTTTCGCCCGCCACCCGGTCGTTGTTGAATTCCCTGGAAGACCCCGTGATCCTTCGGCTTTACCTTTCGCCGGGTTTGCCCCAGCCCTACGAAAGCCAGGGCCGGTACCTCCGGGAACTTCTTCACGAATACCGCTCGGCCGGTCGCGGGAAAGTCACGGTCGACATCAAATCCCCGGACGAATCCGACGCCTGGGTCCTGGAAACGCGCCGGCTCAACATCCAACCGGGCCGATTCACCCAGGTGGCCTCCGATCAATTCCAAGTCCGCGAGGGGTACATGGGCCTCGCGCTCTTTTATCAGGACAAGCAGGACGTCATCCCCTTCGTCAAGGAAACGGACAACCTGGAATACGAAATTTCCAGCCGCGTCCGCTCGATGACGCAGAAATCCAAAAAGACCCTCTACTTCATCTCGAACCACCAGGAAGTGTCCCCCGAATTCATCCGCCAGGGACCGGCGGGCCGACTCTTCGACGAATTCATCGTGGACACCCCCGCCCTGAGCACGGCCTCCCTCGTCCATCGCCCCGACGGCATTTTCCTCCTGGGTCCCCAACGTTCCCTGACCCCGGCGGAACTTGACGCCCTGGACCAAGCCCTGGTGGACGGAATCCCGGTGGTGGTGGCCTTGAATCGCCGGGTCATCATGCCCCAGAATTTCCGGTCCATGGCTCAAGTGACCGGGCTGGAACCCTGGCTGGAGCACTACGGCGTGAACGTCAGCCGGGAATTCCTGATGGACGAACAGTGCCAGAACATCGCCATGCGAAGCGCCCAAACGACGTTCTACGTCAAATACTGGCCTTTCGTCCTTTCCAACGATTTAAACAAGGAGCACCTGGCCACCCGGGACCTGGACGTCCTGGGCTTCCCCTACGCCAACCCGCTGTCGTTTAATTTCAACGGACCGTCGACCCTGCGGGGCACGGTCCTGGCCCGCTCTTCGGCGAAAAGCTGGATTTGGCCTGGGCTCTACAACGTCGACCCGCCAAGTCTGTTCACGCAGTTAAAATCCGAATCTCCGGCGACTTTTGCCAAATCCGGCAAAAGCGACCAACTCGGTCCGTTCCCTCTGGCCGTGGTGGTGGAAGGATCCACCACCACCCATCGGACCCCCGCCCGGCCCATCGCAAACCTTCGCCTCGTCGTCCTGGGCACTTCCTTTTTCGCCAACCCCCAGGTGCCGAACCCGGAAGGCAACGCGCTCTCCATTCTGGCCCTCGCCCATTGGATGACCCAGGAGAGCAACTATCTGGCGATTCCGCCCAAGGACTCCCCTTTCCGGCCGCTCCGGCCCGTGTCGAACGGAATCCGGCGGGCGGCCAAGGCGGCGGGGTATTTTCTGATCCCGACGTTGATCGTGCTGGCCGGTTTCTTCCATTGGCGCCACCGACGAATTCTCCGAGCGCACGTTCAGCGGGTTTACGCCCGACCGGAGGCGCCCCGTGCCTAA
- a CDS encoding PIG-L family deacetylase → MKKMILLALMLLAPGIFGEEIAAGGPGDPSSPAAPAVRTARKKSPRPRRPRAAPTEVRLATTTVALRDDDRLLVLAPHPDDDILCCGGLIQEAVDRGLPLRVVYFTYGDNYEWAFMAYKKHPVLRRKAMQNMGLLRHHEAVAGMGVLGVSSASLTFLGYPDYGTLKIWNSRWDGRPPYRSMLTRVSKVPYANAYRPGAPYKGEEVVNDLKSLLREFRPTKIFVSHPGDQHPDHRSLPLFLNVALWDLGPDFAPTVYPYLVHLRHWPSPPGHRPDQPLAPPGAFRALAQWETFPVSAERREGKRRALERHRTQIAYDRNYLLSFIRTNELFGDFPLLDLDKKGLPPPEDSDRERAKFVGVETKTVSVQNGKLVVTVAYQRPLGNRTGVQVFAFGYRAGVPFEHMPKLRIDFGALRHRVFDQGRELPWKSIEVDREPRRITLWIPLELIGDPDRILLSSRSLFVSLPLNWATWHIVELGRRTSDPSERMESDGHDR, encoded by the coding sequence TTGAAGAAAATGATCCTTTTGGCCCTGATGCTCCTGGCGCCCGGGATCTTCGGAGAAGAGATCGCGGCCGGGGGCCCCGGCGACCCGTCTTCTCCCGCGGCCCCCGCCGTCCGGACCGCTCGAAAAAAATCCCCCCGCCCCCGGCGGCCCCGGGCGGCGCCGACGGAGGTGCGTTTGGCCACCACGACCGTCGCCCTGCGGGACGACGACCGGCTGTTGGTTCTGGCGCCCCATCCGGACGACGACATCCTCTGTTGCGGCGGTTTGATTCAGGAAGCGGTGGACCGGGGCCTCCCCCTCCGCGTCGTGTACTTCACCTACGGCGACAATTACGAGTGGGCCTTCATGGCGTACAAAAAACACCCGGTCCTTCGGCGAAAAGCCATGCAGAACATGGGCCTCCTTCGTCACCACGAGGCCGTCGCGGGGATGGGCGTCCTGGGCGTCAGCAGCGCGTCCCTCACTTTCCTGGGATACCCGGACTACGGGACGTTGAAAATTTGGAACTCCCGCTGGGACGGCCGACCGCCTTACCGGAGCATGCTCACCCGCGTGTCCAAAGTTCCTTACGCCAATGCCTACCGGCCCGGCGCTCCCTACAAAGGGGAGGAAGTCGTCAACGACCTGAAATCCCTTCTCCGGGAATTTCGCCCGACCAAAATCTTCGTTTCGCACCCGGGGGACCAGCACCCCGATCATCGATCCCTGCCCCTTTTTTTGAACGTCGCCCTCTGGGACCTGGGACCGGACTTCGCCCCGACCGTGTACCCGTATTTGGTGCACTTGCGCCATTGGCCGTCGCCCCCCGGCCATCGCCCGGATCAACCTCTCGCCCCTCCCGGGGCCTTTCGCGCCCTGGCCCAATGGGAAACGTTTCCGGTTTCCGCGGAGCGACGGGAAGGCAAGCGGCGGGCCCTCGAACGCCATCGCACCCAAATCGCCTACGATCGAAATTACCTTCTTTCTTTCATCCGGACCAACGAGCTGTTCGGGGATTTTCCCCTTTTGGATTTGGACAAAAAGGGCTTGCCGCCCCCGGAAGATTCCGACCGGGAGCGCGCCAAATTCGTGGGGGTCGAAACGAAAACGGTCAGCGTTCAAAACGGCAAATTGGTGGTGACGGTGGCCTACCAGCGCCCCCTGGGCAATCGCACGGGGGTTCAAGTGTTCGCCTTCGGCTACCGGGCGGGGGTTCCCTTCGAACACATGCCCAAGCTGCGAATCGATTTTGGCGCCCTTCGGCATCGGGTCTTCGACCAGGGCCGGGAATTGCCTTGGAAATCCATCGAGGTGGACCGGGAACCCCGGCGAATCACCCTCTGGATCCCCCTGGAATTGATAGGGGACCCCGACCGAATCCTATTGAGTTCTCGATCTCTTTTTGTGTCCTTGCCCTTGAATTGGGCCACCTGGCACATTGTGGAGCTGGGGCGCCGAACTTCCGATCCATCCGAACGTATGGAAAGCGACGGCCACGACCGTTGA
- a CDS encoding ABC transporter ATP-binding protein yields MIDVQNLIKDYGPTRAVAGISFRVEPGEVVGLLGPNGAGKSTTLRILTGYLPPTAGRVVLDGVDVLENPLEARRRIGYLSEINPLYESLGVWECLDLFGRLRGMDAALLAKRRGPVVEECALTDVMHKDVGELSKGFRQRLGLALAILHDPQILILDEPTSALDPNQQKDVRDLILRLKEKKTVLLSTHILPEAQRMCDRLLIIHQGKIAAQGTVADLQAHRTGTETVYVRLRGPAGEVADALEKLPGVTAVQTADATEPGATGYHVTAAEDPRDPLVRLAVDRRWALLELRRRSESLDDIFERLTGEGA; encoded by the coding sequence ATGATCGACGTTCAAAACCTCATCAAAGATTACGGCCCCACCCGCGCGGTGGCGGGCATTTCCTTTCGAGTCGAACCCGGGGAAGTCGTGGGCCTCCTGGGTCCCAACGGCGCCGGGAAAAGCACGACCTTGCGGATTTTGACCGGCTACCTTCCCCCCACCGCCGGCCGCGTCGTCCTGGACGGCGTCGACGTCCTCGAAAATCCCCTGGAAGCCCGCCGGCGCATCGGCTACCTGTCGGAAATCAACCCCCTCTACGAATCCCTGGGCGTCTGGGAATGCCTTGACCTGTTCGGCCGCCTGCGGGGCATGGACGCCGCGCTCCTCGCCAAACGGCGGGGACCGGTGGTCGAGGAGTGCGCGCTGACCGACGTCATGCACAAGGACGTGGGGGAGCTTTCCAAAGGCTTTCGTCAGCGTCTGGGGTTGGCCCTGGCCATCCTCCACGACCCCCAAATCCTGATTCTCGACGAGCCGACCTCGGCCTTGGACCCCAACCAGCAAAAAGACGTCCGGGACTTGATCCTTCGCTTGAAAGAGAAAAAAACGGTCCTGCTCTCGACCCACATTTTGCCGGAAGCCCAGCGAATGTGCGACCGCCTTTTGATCATCCACCAAGGAAAGATCGCCGCCCAGGGAACCGTGGCGGATCTTCAGGCCCACCGGACCGGGACCGAAACCGTCTACGTTCGACTCCGGGGCCCCGCCGGGGAGGTGGCCGACGCCTTGGAAAAACTGCCCGGCGTCACCGCCGTCCAAACCGCGGACGCAACGGAACCGGGGGCGACGGGCTATCACGTGACCGCCGCGGAAGACCCCCGCGATCCCCTGGTGCGCCTCGCCGTCGACCGCCGATGGGCCCTCCTGGAACTGCGCCGACGATCGGAGTCCTTGGACGATATTTTTGAGCGACTGACGGGGGAGGGCGCATGA